In the Myxococcus stipitatus genome, GTCGCTCCGCGTGTCCACTGTCTCCCTGTTGTTGTTCGTGCTCGCCGCCGCCCCGGCCAAGACCCCCGCCACCGACGCGAAGGCCGCCATCACCACGGTGCTGGACGACTGGCACAAGGCCGCCGCGGACGCGGACGAGGCGCGCTACTTCGGGTACTTCACGCCCGACGCCGTCTACCTGGGCACGGACGGCACGGAGCGTTGGACGCGCGACGAGTTCCGCGCGTGGGCGAAGCCCTACTTCTCGAAGGGCAAGGCGTGGACCTTCAAGGCCACGTCCCGGCACGTCTTCGTGTCGAAGGACGGCAAGGTGGCCTGGTTCGACGAGGCGCTCGACACGACCAACATGGGGCCCGCGCGGGGCAGCGGCGTGCTGGTGAAGGAGGGCACGGCCTGGAAGATTGCCCAGTACAACCTGTCCATCCCCATCCCGAACGACCTGATGGACGACTTCGTCAAGCGCATCCAGGACCACGCGCAGGCGAAGTCGGCGCCTCCCGCGCAGCAGAAGCCGTAGGCTGTAGGCCGCTTATCCGGGCTGACTCACGGGAGCGGGGCTGCCCTGCTCCTCGGGACGCCGCACGCGAGGAACGACGCCCAGGACACGCTGGAGTCGGGCGTCCTGGCCCAGCGTCCTGAGTCGTTCGCTCGCGATGACGAGGAGCAGCGCGTTGAACCCGAACGACACGAGCACGTGCCACCACGCGTGGAACTGCGGGTTGGGGATGCCGTGCGCGGGCAGCGTCTCGTTGAGCGTGGGGCAGAACTGGATGTCGCAAATCCACAGGACGATGGCGAGCGCGTAGGCGGCGATGCCGAGCCGGAACAGCCGCTTCACGCTCGCGTCCGGACTCTTCCGCTGGAGGAAGTAGGTGCGGCCGAGCGCGTAGAACTCCAGGGACGCGAAGCTCACCTGGAAGAGGAAGAACTGGACCGCGCCTCGGGTGAAGGCGGTCAGGTACGTGACGAGCACCGCGTGGCCG is a window encoding:
- a CDS encoding nuclear transport factor 2 family protein, translated to MSTVSLLLFVLAAAPAKTPATDAKAAITTVLDDWHKAAADADEARYFGYFTPDAVYLGTDGTERWTRDEFRAWAKPYFSKGKAWTFKATSRHVFVSKDGKVAWFDEALDTTNMGPARGSGVLVKEGTAWKIAQYNLSIPIPNDLMDDFVKRIQDHAQAKSAPPAQQKP
- a CDS encoding ceramidase, giving the protein MSSTTAAGFWGPSTSTVDWCETNYQHLFHVGELFNSASSLVLVLTGVLGIVLHRKVLERRFLLAFGLLALVGVGSTAFHTTLRREHQMLDELPMLYLAIVIVYILLEDRPQRRFGRWFPLALFGHAVLVTYLTAFTRGAVQFFLFQVSFASLEFYALGRTYFLQRKSPDASVKRLFRLGIAAYALAIVLWICDIQFCPTLNETLPAHGIPNPQFHAWWHVLVSFGFNALLLVIASERLRTLGQDARLQRVLGVVPRVRRPEEQGSPAPVSQPG